In Sphaeramia orbicularis chromosome 9, fSphaOr1.1, whole genome shotgun sequence, the sequence ccaccCGGTGCAAGGGtcacacacgcaatacgtcatcaaacgtcacaccttggttgctgAACCAGAGATGTTCCTTTTAGTTCCAGAATCATGAGTCCACCTTCATCACGGCTCTGCtgctacctccagaggcgttacaaagccgcGATAGAGGtgagaccaaatgatcccaccattttgtttacacagatatcattccagaataaaagttaaacattcgcataacagaagtgctgtgtaaaagggactAATGTCTTCACTGCTTCAACATGACAGAACTTGTAGAGATGTCGCTTCATTTAACACTTGTTCATAACCCGTTAAAAGATTGAGGTGAAAAACGCTGAAGCAACATTTCCCCCACTATTGGTATCAGCTGAAGTTGGAGCTGATAGCAGCTATTAGCTTTCTCAACAGGAAATGCTGACTTTGAGGAGAAATAAAATCTAGCTCAAAAGATACTAAAATTGCTCTTGCCTACATTGTTTTACAATTAGTTTGATgttgatttttacatttatttattaattgctTTAACTTTGATGTGTGATTCAGATTGATTTATCTTCTTATTACTTAGACAAAATGttcacagtatttttttaataaaaggaaaGTAGTCAATTTCAGACAGGAATAATGCATTTTCAGTGTCAAAATCTTCTAAGGGTGAAGCAAGATATGAGCTGATTAATAGGCCATTAATAGGCTTTTTCCTGTCCCCAAACATAGTTcttaaagaaattaaaaaagcctctaaaaaaaaatcctaaaaaaattaGCAAGTTCAATCTATTGCATCCTAATATTCTTGCATCATAATCTTAATTCTTGTTTTGTAAGTTCATGGCAACCTTGCCCCTCAACTCTAACAAACCTAATCAGTTAACTCTCaagtccaagtgaatgtttgtaCCAAATTTTAAGACAATCTCTTAAACTGTTCCTGAAGCATCACATTTTCTAATGTAATGGGGACCGAGCAACTGACAGACCAATGTTCTTATGGAGATACATTGATGCATCTAAAAAATGTCTCTCCAGAACATTAATGGAGATGTTTTAGGCTCAGCTGTAGTTATTTATACTTCTAGCTCCACTAAATTTCAGAGAGAAATATTGTACACtgttctcacaggacagcaacGCTACAGACACATGATCATAAAAAACATACCATATTAGTCTCAACTACCAACAGCATTATAAATTTGTTCAAATCTGAGCTCAACTAAAGATAAAGAGCAGTAAAAAGCAGCATAGACACTAATGCAGGAGTTAAATAAATCCAAAAATTTCATATTAAcagtgattattttactggtattaGCACTTTTACTTCAGAAAAGGATCTGAATATTTCCTCCACCACACATATCTGTTGCATCACCTCCATCCTGGACTGATCTAAAACAAGGAAGAGTTAACTCCCCCAACACAATCATTATGGATGAAGGCTGAGCGGATGGAATAAATTCTCATTAATGAGACTAAAAGATGGATTTAATCAAACCTGGCCTCCTTTTTTGTAGGCCACATCCATCATGTGGAAGTTCGTTTCTACTTAAGAAaaccacaaacagacaaaaacgtgtcaaaaataaaatgcctttaagTATAGATTTAGTGTTTAAGGTCAAAGTGTTCATTAAAGAGGTTGCAGGTGCATTTTTACACATCAGTGACTTATTTTGGATCAAAGCTAGATGTACAAGTTCAGACATCTATCATTTGTGATTAGAGGGGTCTTTAATGTGTCTTTTAGTGCTTTTTCATAcatttatccatccattttctggtCTAATCCTTCTAATTACAGGCTTGTGGGACATCTGTGTGGTGCAGTGTGTTTTTCAGACCTACCCAGATCTCCTTGAACACTGTTGTCATGAGAGGTCCTGCTGGACGTGGTGGAGTCCCCATCACTGGGCCAGATCTGACCCGTTTTACGGACTCCAATGATGGAAGCCTCGGACACCATCACCTGCTGCTTCAGACGTTTCTGAGACAGAGGCGTGGGTGGGCTGCTGCTCTCAAAGGACTGCTGGGAATGCTGGGAAGGTGAGCGGCTTTTGTCCCTGTACATTGGGTAAGTGGTGGGACTGGGAGACACATGGCTGGACTGGCCTGAGGAGAAGTCCTCCTCGCTGGATGTCAAGTTCTCGTTTGAGCTGCAGTCTGGAGTGTAGCCTCCTCCTACGTCATCGAAGCTGCCGGGAGAGTATGAGCGCCTCGGCCAGGTGAGGTGGGCGTCCTCGTCTATACCGTGGTCCCGGATGTGGATGACCCGGGTGTCCCCTTCAGTCATCATCCCCCCAACGTATACAGTAGTGTAGGGCTGACACTCTGTGGATTTCCCACCATTTGATCGGCCCACATTGTCTTTCTGGAAGTTTGTGCTGTTGACCTCTGGTTCGTCATATGACCCATTGAAGCTGCAGTTCCCCTCAGCGGACCTCCCTCTATGAACAGACTTATTTATGTCCCCTGTGGCAGCAGACAGGTTCCCTGGAAGCGAGTGCAGGGACCTCTTACGCTCCATTTGCATGGCCTGACACCCCAGGGTGCTAATCTTGTCTGAGACTTCTCTGTCGTTGACCTTGACCAGCCCTCGCTCGTGATGGTACTCCATATTTACATAGAAGGGTTTGTCTGGACCACCCATCACTGACAACCCTCTGCCATCCCCAGCTGTGTGAGAGTTGGCTCTCCTGATGCGCTCAAAGTTGGATCTCAGCGCTGCCACGGAGCCAACTGGGAAATCCGGCAGCTCTGAGTCTTGACGGACTGGAGACATCCCATCTTTCTGTTTAGCTGGGGATGCACCATCCACCTCTGCTTCTGGATGTGGTTTACACCTCACCGGCTTGCTGATAACCCCTCTCTGCTGCTCCTGCACCGACCCCTCATCTGTATGGGACATCTGGCTGTCCTGATCCCCATCACTTGCCTGTGGTGTCCTGTTAAACCCCCACCTCTGCCCATCGTACGACTTCCTCTCTTTTGCAAGCAAAGTCTGCAGGTAGATCATCCGGAAGCGCTCTTTGTTCACCTCCTTCTCCAGGTGCCTGATGGATTGCTTGCATTTGTCCAATTCCTGTTCAATGTCTCCCTGTGAGTTGAGCTCCATGCTGGGGGGATCTGACTCAGGGAACTGGGCTCTCCATGCCTCCACAAACCCCACCGGTTCAACCATTCTTACTACTCTGACATAAAACAATCAATCAACCAAGAACATAAACATGGACAATCCTAAAACTAAGCTTATGTGTCTATAAATTACAACTTCCATGGTGCAACAATAAAGAAAGGAAATCAGAGCAGAGAATCCTGCAAGAAAAAAGAACTCTCTACTCACAAACAGGAGAAAAATAATCCTTAAAAGGGAAAAAATCAGGGTGAAAACTCTCCAGTCCTTTATATAAAGTCGTCAAACAGTGAGGTAAATGCCTGTGCTCCTGTATTCTCTGGAGGTTCTGTGTCTTCCTCGGGGTTTGGTGTCAGACTGACTCACAGTCCTCTGGTGTTTTGGCTCCTCGTCAGCCTTTACAGTCGCAGCACAAGGAGGAGGGGCCACATGGATGAGAGTTAAGATAACACTAAATCTGCGAAAAAATACAAAGATTATCCACCAGAGCCCTGTTTCTCAGCAGACTGTCCAGGAAGAGCAGATTACAGTGAACGCAGCACTTATATATATTCCCACTAAAATGtaaacacaaatactaaacagacAATCTAATGATAAAGTGGGTTTTTTCGCATTTTAAAGGCAGAAAACGTCCAACGATGAAAATTAGGACTGAGGAAGTTGTTGTCTTCAGATCCAGTTCAGGTGGATGTGGACTGGACAACCTCACCCCGACGTCCCAGATTTACAAACATTTTACGTTTTACTTTCCGCGTCGTTTTTACCTCTTAAAACACGCTTCTCCTTCCTTTCTCCTGCTGcagctctgtgtgtttgtttttcaccCAACACTCCTGCTGTTACGCTCTGAAAACTCCGTATAATCCTCTCGGATCTACCAAAGTTCATTGTGTTGCAACGTTGAGCCGCATCCCGTGAATGTGTCGCCACCTGACGGTTTagcgtggtgcgttcaggtgcagaGCCGTAAATGCATGGTGCAACGTAAATCAGTACCTTTATTCAAATACTGTAAACATGAtgtagtagaaaattattattattattattattattattattattattattattattattattattattattattattattaatttatatttatttcaacTTTATACAGTGTTGtgccaaaaaagaaagaaagaaagaaagaaagaaagaaagaaagaaagaaagaaagaaagaaagaaagaaagaaaattaaaaatactaTCTCTTATGGCTAAAATGACATCTTTTCTCTCCAGAGTTGCAGAGAAATCTAAGAGTTTTTCTGCAAGGTGACATATTTACTTTATCTAAGTCAAATAATCGCAGGCAAATTTTTGATATTTACTGAGAGTCTTCATAAAGATACAACAAAAATATGCAagggaaaaaaatacatgtactCATTATTAAGAAGGGAAGAAAACTGAACCAAATGAGTTCTACAGACAAAAGTTTATGACAGTAATTTAGTACATATTGAACTCTTGAGTCCACTATTTTTGAAAGTTTTTACAGACCTACCCCTAACCTTAATCTTATGGTTTATCACACCAACCTTCTTTCTCTCctgatttgggctttttttatgtgttctgtGTTCAGTTGAACCAGTACAGTTTCTATAATACTCATATTTCTGTTGTGAATTGTTTTTTGTTgctcacatatttcctgtatattccaGTTGTAACTTGATagagagactgacaaatgcatatggtCATTTTAACTTTACTAAAACAACAGCCCTAATGGTGACCTGAGACTTTATGCAGTACTGTACTTCTACTCCGCTACATCTCAGATGAACATCAGGATGTTTGCAAACTCTGGCTCATTTACACCTCAGTGTGTCCCTGTTGATTCATTGATATTGTACATTTTACTCCACTATATGCTTTCTGACAGCTTcaattttcattttcctcctgGACAGTGAAAAACACATATCTCCATATATATTCATTTTACCAACACCTAAAGGATAAGATGTTATTATATGGGTTGGCAAATGTGATAAAACTTTATCAGAGACACCATTAACATGTGTAAACCTTActgaatatgatgcattgctgtagattaaacaacCAGAGGTCTACGTAGCtccacagcagtaaaatgcaacatatgcATTCCTGCAACAATGAAATTAATCTAAAAACCTCCTGTACCTCTTTAAACCTTACAGTGGTGGCCGAATGTTTTGGCCGTCTCGTtgtataatgtgatttatttacaaataaagtcctttaaaatgtttatattcagcccaagcccggattaaccatttgggcaactgggcaattgcccaggggcccgcgatgtctgaagggccctgggtagctcgggcataacgaaaatatctggttatcttttgcttataaatgaaactgtccgctgtccggagctattgcactgcacagaaaccctgctcctgctgtctgtgaccgtgagctgagaccctctcctcattggtcagtccaaaaagcaaatcagctgtgacgcaaatcaacgtgcgtgcactgagcgggatgtgagacgtcaagaactatgcgacatacgtacgcgaatcaaaacgatgtttacattgcacttactttaactctcttgttgaattctgaggtgacaagtggatttctgtttaactctttcttcgccaatgacgagattttccgtcaatccgtgttttcactgttatgctatagttggaggtgttgcggatcatgtgaaatactttccttagtccaaaaacaaacaattaagcagttttttcggaaaaatgaaggaccgggttaaacgttctcgcactggagtctccgtatcccatggcaacgcatccagcggcagtcactgaatgaggaagtgcagactgtgcaggtaccgcgcgcagtttcaaaagccttaaagatgattatggagacagagtctgacagttcaatatgtgatggagctacagaagaaccatttagagacagaaacggagaaacagaaggtgagggagacggacacggaacacgggaaacacggagcggctcaggtccgacacagagatgggatgggggggtgggggggggcacggagcgacacggagaaaatgacagacaggaggaagagaaaagagacatttctaggggacattcaaggagaagacagacaaccagacgtgggacaagacaaaggacagctagtgttcatctgttagagtgagttcagattcagactgaggacacagaacagattcagctgtagaatgtcagcagggacagaggtaagacactgttggatttagcttttgtatgaaataaataaataaatacatatattcatccaaagttaaataactacatgtccatataattatttacagatcaaacacagcaggtggtccaacaggaggatgtggtgcagccaagcaaaggccagaaatctgcagtatttagtgaatttgtttctttttttcttgaaaatgaggaatattgaagtgtttatatcaaaaaactaaactaatatgttgttacttataactgatgtatgtcaaagtgtaaagtttagaaggaacctggtgctttagaaggtgtttggtctaaagtttggtgtggattccactaacattttgtggaatgatgggatatcttagagctgtttgttattattattgttgttataattattttattttgtgattttgaatacagtgttactgttggtaaagaagaaagagtcaaaaaagtaaataggaaatcagttttatcttgaaaatcaatgtcttcgaaaaaattcaattttctcagttttttgctctaaattcatttttttcctgaaaatgaccaatattcaaatattcatatctcacgaacgaatgaagatagaataaaatcgttttttgtgtttaaaagttgaagttctgttctttcttttgatgtattcagtgttcacatactcctaagacaacattttcagtgagcctccaaagatgagtgaaaatgaccaaaaaggctggcgctggctaccaactcactggaaaatggtctggcggggaaagagttaaaattcatatctgagtctatcagattatgtttgtgttttgtctgtgggctttttctgacgattcaatacatttgtgttggcaaaaagtgctcttaaatatatactggatactttggaaatggtttcttatttattttttgtgaaaatggaggacacttccctctctttctaatgtggtggatcaattttagattatactgatgctaatgtgttttgttttcatatcatcatatgcaagtgagtggccttgacaagaggctatagtggtgcacttgtagttctacgagcatttacacatttgtacatcaaaatgcatttgatgatagttagatattgaagtatggggtatatttacatatattcctggaatttattctgtattttgtcagattatagggatcctggggttgtgatgatggggcccttgaatattgttgcccagggtacaatgaagtgttaatctggccctgattCAGCCCACTGAAAAACATGGATAAAATTGTAGACTTTGCTATCATAAAAAATTGTATCACTGCCAAAATTTTTGGTCATGATTGTAACTCATATTTAATTGCATTTAACTCAacagggggggaaaaaaatctagttTGAAATAGATAAGACTTGACTCATGTTAACAAGTCCTTTAATTTGTAAATGATTGCAGGATTTTGAGTCTCTGGGTCAGTCAGATGTCTGTTTTAATATGTTTAATGAAGGAAAGTCATTACTTTGACAGCATACCCATCTGAAGAACAAAATCACTGATGCTGTAAAACAGACCTGTATAAATTCAGTGATTCATTTGAAACCAAAGTTAAAAATCGCTGACAGAGATTAATACCACCAAGACTGACAGATtaattaaaacaatgtaaatgtaaacactgtatGTGCTGTGAATGATCACCCAACAAGTATTTGCCTGATTAAAAGTAGGCTACACAACATTATACTTGACTGTCTGAAAAGCAAtctgaaaatgtaattaaaagtaaaaacaatgcCATAAATACTAGCTGTTCGACTGTATTCCTGCAGTTTTaatttgtttgcttttaatacAGAAGAATGGACAGGAATGGATCCTCTTGaaatatgattatttatttatttatttatttatttatttatttatttatttatttatttatttattgtatcgtTATGGTGAATTAGGCTGAGGAATGTCGTAATTTGGGGTGGCGCTGTGCACTTCAAGCTCTTTGCAATCCACCAGAAAACCAACGAAGAAGAAATCGAGTTACTTCCTGTTGACGTCGATTTTTGACGCTTTTGCAGCCGTTGACATGACAACAGTACCTGTGTGAGCTAACTAGTAGCTCTGTTAATCGAAGAACCCGACAGGCCCTGATGTACACTGTACTCCAGATGTGTATATACAAACTGTAGATGCTCAATTCAATCGGTATTTGGGGGGTTTCTTAAATAGGTTAGGTTAGTCGAGCGTTTATTAGCTTAGAGGCTAATCTGTAAAAGTAGCGGACGAACAGAGAGCGACTCTTCCATCTCTCAACATGAGTGAACAGCTCAAATTCATCGTTGAACAACTCAACAAGGACCCGTTCAAGAAAAACTTTAACCTCATCACGTTTGACTCCCTCGAACCGATGCAGCTCCTGCAGATTTTAAACGATGTTCTGGCTGAAATAGATCCAAAGGTAGGTGATGAGATTCAACAAAAAATACTTAGGAAAAAAATGCTAGTAGTATTGTGTCAGTGCAGACTTGAATATGTGTTtcgttcacctgtgtgtgtgatgCGTGTCAGTGTAGTTCCAGTTTAGTCAAATCTGTGCTTTTGTTTTCAGCAAGCTATAGATATCCGTGAAGAAATGCCCGAGCAGACTGTGAAGAGGATGTGTGCTCTCCTGGGGATGCTGAAATATAAACCTCCAGGAAACCAGTCTGATGTGTAAGTAGCTGTACACAATTAAAATAACACCGTCCCCTCATTAATTTAACACTTGTTGGTGTTTATTGTCTTATTTGTACTATGATTGTACTTTATACACagagttttgtttatttattagaatTCTTAATAGCTGTTACCATTTAAGGCCCTCAAGTCCTCGTtgatattaagataagataagatactttattgtaattatacagaatgtacaatgaaattcaggTGAACTATCAGGATACAGACTCATAAAATagcaatagtaataaatagtaataataattatgaaatataaatatataataaaaacaaaatataaaaacaaaatatgcatcactcacgtATCAACATCAATgcattcattccctcacacatccacctccttctttatcacacagcaaTATGTCACACACACATCACGTCAGTGCCAGTGTATACAGTGCTCTGTATAAAATAGTGCAATTAAGAAATGTCTATGCTTTAGTGGTTGAGTTCATTGTTCAGCGTAGTTATGGCTGTGGGATAAAAACTGCTCCAGAATCGTGTGGTGCGTGTTTTTTATGGATCTGTATCTCTTGCCAGATGGCAAGAGTTCAAAGAGGTGGTGGGCAGGGTCGAAAGGGTCTTTGAGGATGTTATGGGACTTCTGCAGGCAGCGAGAAGAGAAGATGTCATTAttgcagacatacatacatacatacatacatacaagcacATGTGATTCTTGATTCAGTATTTTGTGTCATTCACCCAAAATATTCCACCTTTGTGGAATATAAATAGTTTGTGGATATAAATAATGTCTACTACAATATGTTCCCTTCCTTAAGCACAGCTTTTCATTACCATTGTCATTAAGCCAAAGAAATCCACATAATTGGTgaacatttgattaaaaaaaaaaaattctgcccaACATCCTTGTAGACCTTAAAAAATAAACAGCACTATAGACTttagtgttttctgtttaaattaTGCTTCACACAAGGCTCTTTGCTAATTTTATAGAAGACTTACATGCCTGGTTGTGAAGTGGAGGTCTTATCCCAAGAACATTTTGATTCTTGTGTGACTGTGtccctgtgtgtatttgtgtgtcctcCCATTGTGCATAAgtgatatttttctcatttctcatctCATTTTGGGCTGTTTTTATGCTTACACCACATATGCACTAAAGTTTGCAAAAGCATCCAAAAAGCCTAAAAACAAAGCTTGCTTAAGTTCATCAGGAACCATCTGCAATCATTAGATCTGGctgcactcattttagttcattttgatgtttttttgatATTATACTAATCCTGCTTATGTGATCCCCAAATGGCTTCAGTGATGCACCTGAATCTCATAACATTGAGGAAAATCTTGATATTAACAAAACACTCATTACGCATCAGTGTCCACATGAGACATTACACTCACGAAAtaacaaacataaaacatttttcaaaaaataaaacttgtgaaCGAGTACAACTTACTGGTACGTGTTGGTGCATGTAAATGAAATTGTGCTTCCCCTCATTTCATATAGGAGTGGTTTTAGACAGGGTCTGGTTACTGGCAGCAAACCCGTGGTCCACCCAATCCTTTACTGGCTGCTGCAGAGAGTCCCTGAGTTGAAGAAAAGAGCGTACTTGGCTCGATTTCTTGTGAAACTGGAGGTACCTGCAGAGTTCCTGCAGGATGATGTCATCAATGATACCTATCACCAGGTTTGTCAATAAACCGAAGCCATCCCACATTTACAAAAAGTCCTGAAGGACCCGTGACACGCTCTTTCTCACACTGCTTTAAGAGCCTGAGTTGTTATGTAGATGTTAGAGAGTGAACAGGTTTTCTTTTCTCCTCCACAGTTAGCCAACTCCAGGCTTTCTTAGGTAGTGTATAGTCCTATTTCAAATGATTTACCACTGAACAGTCTGGTTTCTTGGTGTTACATTTGTGTGTATTGTCTCTGTTACTGCAGCTGTATCTAGCACTGTAGCCTGCAGGGGAAATAATTTATACCTTAAATATATTTAATATCTTAACTCTGTGATCTTTTAGAAgacaaaatgtcaaaatgtgttttttgttatgtGTGTTCAGTATGAGGAACTGGTGGAAGGTTTTAAGACATACCATAAGGAGTGTGAGCAGCTGAGGACTTCTGGCTTCTCCACAGCAGAGATAAGAAGGGTAAGAGACAACTAAATGCCTTTCagtaataataaatgtatttttgcgccATAACTGATGTCTCTTTTATGGTAAAATAACTAACTTTTATGTGCTTGTAGGCATAATTCACCATATTAATtccttatttttcttcaataataGGACATCGGTGCAATGGAGGAAGAGAAAGACCAACTAATCAAACGTGTGGAGAGGTTAAAGAAGAGGGTAAGGCAGACTGTCCCAGGGGGGCATTCTAGTCTTGTAATGCTTGGAAGGCTTTAGGATTCACTAAGGAATGAAAACATGACCCTAGACATAAATTATTAGGTTCTCTAATAGACCAGACAAGAGTCTGACATGCCGTGAGGCTGTAGTAAAAAGGCTGTGAAATAATGAGGTGTTGACTTAATGGGTCTGACTTACTTTTAGACTCTGCCAAAAGGTGAAACCTGACTCTGTTTGAGGTGCTTAGTTATTTCAGTTGAGCATGCGACAGCCTGTCAGCGGATGTCATCATTTTAATCTCCACTAGGTGGAGTCAGTGCCCAATCATCAACGGATGCTGGAGCAGGCCAGGCAGCTGCGAgtggagaaggagagagaggaggcaCTGGCTCACCAGATGCAAGAACAGAAAAACCAAGTAAATGATGCTTGTGGTTCATTAGTGCATTTCATAGTATTTTTCATTCAGACATCAACATGCAGTCAAATTATGTGTGATCCCTTGTGTTTTCTGTGGACTGGAGAATGGAAGCTCattaaagttacaattttttgttCAGCTGTTTCAAGCAGAGCAGAGACTACAGAGATCGCAGCAGCAGTTGAAGGATTTGCGGCAGGCAGCAGCAGATGCCAGTCCAGAGAGTGAGTCACCACACCATGCTATTTTCTTTGCACCACACAGCTGGAGGGATGTTCAAGGACACAGCAGAGCGACACAAGGGTCCCCCAGTTAATAAAGTTTCATCTGTTCAAACCCTCCAGTTATACGCATCTTTGAAGTGCTATAATAGAGCTTATCCAATGTGAAATTGTCTTCTTTTGTTCTCATCCGGTGTCAGGCCCTTCAGCTAGAGAAGAGatttacacatttgcagtttctaaaatgactcacccAATGTAGACTAAGGCGGAGCTGCACAATTAAAGTGAATTATCTCAATTACTGTTATGTGAGTGCAGAAAGACCAGGGCGGAGCCACACACTGTAAACATTGAGCTTGGCCCAAACCTAGGggtcatgatttatttatttttccctatTTACAGCCACTATGTGTATTATTGGAGATACAAGCATGAACATCACAGGGAAAACATGATAGCTGCAGAGGAAAAACAATCATCCTGTAGAGCATGGATCCTAATTTTGTTGTAATTTCTTGTACTCTGACTGTCGAGGATGGCATGTCAACATTTAGATGCTGCATTTGCAACAAAATTTCTTCATAACTAAAATATTCTAAAATAACAATACCTGTGAAATGTTATTCCCTGTTGCTTGGTTTTGGCATTTCTTTTGTTAGAATATCCAAAAGCAGTATCAAAGTCTAACCTTTTCCAGTATTTGAATGGGTCAAAACACCTTTGAAAAGTGGCAGCAGAACAGATATATCTCACAAGGTCCATTGGTGCATCTGCTGTATATATCTGGATATGGGCTGTCTTTGATATTCTGTGGGTCTGTGCATATACACTGTATGTGATCTTTAGTTTGAGATCTCCCTCTCTCAGGCTTAATGAAACGACTTGAAGAGGAGATCAAGATCAACTCCTACATGGTCTCTGAGAAGCTCCCCAAGGAGCTGGACAGCATGAGGCGAACAGTGCAGTACCTTCAGAAGGTGGCGTCTGAGCCTGCCATGGGCCAGGCCGACCTGCAGGAACTGGAGGACAAGGTCACCATTAGGATGCTGTGTTAACTACACGTTTTATTTGTATTCATATTTTGTTTCTACTCATCTCTGACTGTTCTgtaatttgcctttttttcacAGATCAGAGAAGTTGATTCACAGATAAATCAACTGATTGAGAAGAGGATGATGAGAAACGACCCGATGGATGACAAACTGACTCTGTACAGGCAGCAGGTCTCCACTttgattttgtttgatttgtgtCATGTTTGTTTTGAGGCATCTCACAAAGGGTTATCAGAATATTTATTTATGCCAGAGAATATCACTGTCTAGACATTTTggaattaacatttatttggctTTTCCAGGGCTGGTACTGATTAGACTGGGAAACAAAAAACTCTTTGTCTAATACTGGaggaaacatctttttttttttgctcaaagtctttttattggtatttatgcagAGACTGTACAGACAATATGTTACAGACATGAGTGAAACATCTTATTTTGACTAAATTAGGTATGCTGATTCCCAATCTATGATCAGAATTTCTACAGCACA encodes:
- the ift81 gene encoding intraflagellar transport protein 81 homolog, with the translated sequence MSEQLKFIVEQLNKDPFKKNFNLITFDSLEPMQLLQILNDVLAEIDPKQAIDIREEMPEQTVKRMCALLGMLKYKPPGNQSDVSGFRQGLVTGSKPVVHPILYWLLQRVPELKKRAYLARFLVKLEVPAEFLQDDVINDTYHQYEELVEGFKTYHKECEQLRTSGFSTAEIRRDIGAMEEEKDQLIKRVERLKKRVESVPNHQRMLEQARQLRVEKEREEALAHQMQEQKNQLFQAEQRLQRSQQQLKDLRQAAADASPESLMKRLEEEIKINSYMVSEKLPKELDSMRRTVQYLQKVASEPAMGQADLQELEDKIREVDSQINQLIEKRMMRNDPMDDKLTLYRQQASIIIRRKEAKAEELQEAREELATAERELRQRTSQGRGGDGEEVIRGDELKRLVGKLRSKGTVYKKKRQEITEMKAEYGVLQRTEEILKQRHETVQQKLQSVEAEKGISGYSDTQEELERVSAIKSELDEKKGRALDDMSEMVKKLNSMIVEKKSALAPIIKELRSLRQRCQELSQEYEEKKAQYESCAAGLESNRSKLEQDVKVLRDATAQDENQYHYINCMSEIIEMQIQRAADEMKAYVSSDPQERKKAIREVYMKNIAEQELLGKKLREKQKMVKESHSSNLEQVKMWRDLQQLMECKKQCFIKAQNQASIGQVIQEGEGDRLVL